The Thomasclavelia ramosa DSM 1402 genome includes a region encoding these proteins:
- the fucO gene encoding lactaldehyde reductase has translation MANRFILNETSYHGSGAIREIVTEVKARGFKKAMVCSDPDLIKFGVTKKVTDLLDAANLDYVVYSDIKPNPTIENVQSGVKALQEAKADYMIAIGGGSSMDTAKAIGIIDKNPEFSDVRSLEGVAETKNPCTPILAVPTTAGTAAEVTINYVITDAQKDRKMVCVDPHDLPVVAFVDPDMMASMPKGLTAATGMDALTHAIEGYITAGAWEMSDMFHIKAIEIIARSLRGAVENTPEGREGMALGQYIAGMGFSNVGLGIVHSMAHPLGALYDTPHGVANAIILPTVMEYNAPATGTKYKDIAEAMGVDTTGMDQEAYRKAAVDAVKKLSQDVGIPADLKEIVKVEDLDFLSQSAYDDACRPGNPRETSVAEIKELYQSLL, from the coding sequence ATGGCAAACAGATTTATTTTAAATGAAACAAGTTATCATGGAAGTGGTGCTATCAGGGAAATCGTAACTGAGGTAAAGGCTCGTGGCTTTAAAAAAGCAATGGTATGCTCAGATCCGGATTTAATTAAATTTGGAGTTACTAAAAAAGTCACAGACTTATTAGATGCAGCAAATTTAGACTATGTAGTTTATTCTGATATTAAACCAAATCCAACTATTGAAAATGTTCAAAGCGGTGTAAAAGCTTTACAGGAAGCCAAAGCGGATTATATGATCGCTATTGGTGGAGGTTCTTCAATGGATACTGCTAAAGCGATTGGAATCATTGATAAAAATCCTGAATTCAGTGATGTAAGAAGTCTTGAAGGTGTAGCTGAAACTAAAAATCCTTGTACACCTATTTTGGCTGTTCCCACAACCGCTGGGACTGCAGCTGAAGTTACAATCAATTATGTAATTACTGATGCACAAAAAGATCGAAAGATGGTTTGTGTTGATCCTCATGATTTACCAGTTGTTGCATTTGTTGATCCAGACATGATGGCAAGTATGCCGAAAGGATTGACTGCTGCTACAGGAATGGATGCTTTAACTCATGCTATCGAAGGTTATATTACCGCAGGAGCATGGGAAATGAGTGATATGTTCCACATTAAAGCGATTGAAATTATTGCTCGTTCATTAAGAGGTGCTGTTGAAAATACTCCTGAGGGTCGTGAAGGTATGGCATTAGGACAATACATTGCTGGAATGGGATTTTCAAATGTTGGTTTAGGAATAGTTCACTCAATGGCTCACCCATTAGGTGCTTTATACGATACACCTCATGGAGTGGCTAACGCGATTATTTTACCAACAGTAATGGAATATAATGCTCCTGCAACAGGGACTAAGTATAAAGATATTGCTGAGGCAATGGGTGTTGATACTACAGGAATGGATCAAGAAGCATATCGTAAAGCTGCTGTTGATGCGGTTAAAAAATTATCTCAAGATGTGGGAATTCCAGCTGATTTAAAAGAAATTGTTAAAGTTGAAGATCTTGACTTTTTATCACAATCAGCATATGATGACGCTTGCCGCCCTGGTAATCCACGAGAAACTAGCGTTGCTGAAATTAAAGAATTATATCAATCTTTATTATAA
- a CDS encoding helix-turn-helix domain-containing protein, which produces MENISEHVRREREARGVTIEELAKGTFISVAVLKDIESGKFDKYKGDELYLKMYLRKIAKYLGLEEKELDAEFEALTQEIQLEEIRQEDLNKRLVEENKKNITISGKVSDTFKDLKNVKPKKSISNKRVYEDRYLLRYFKYALVGVVCVAIIFVVWYAIVAGRSNTEAPDFKDNNTPTVEGNNDAGKQDSDDNKNSNTDDKNEDDKKAETPTVEITKNGELDYSIKLDPSMTTFKFKMEFVGRTWSQLNVNGSDYSGFKSGIYNNANKSNATDAAPEIVELDIPVENFQNLELKLGYFMGHRFYINDQPLEIDASEYDGGNHTLKITRVQ; this is translated from the coding sequence ATGGAAAATATTAGTGAACATGTTAGACGAGAACGTGAGGCTAGAGGGGTCACGATTGAAGAGTTGGCCAAAGGAACATTTATTTCAGTAGCTGTCTTAAAAGATATAGAATCAGGTAAGTTTGACAAATATAAAGGTGACGAATTATATTTGAAAATGTATTTACGGAAAATTGCTAAATACCTAGGGTTAGAAGAAAAAGAATTAGATGCTGAATTTGAAGCACTGACACAAGAAATTCAGTTAGAAGAAATTCGTCAAGAGGATTTAAATAAACGGTTAGTTGAAGAAAATAAAAAGAACATTACTATTTCTGGTAAGGTAAGTGATACATTTAAAGATTTAAAAAATGTAAAACCTAAAAAATCTATCTCTAATAAACGTGTTTATGAAGATCGCTATTTGCTTAGATATTTTAAATATGCTTTAGTTGGTGTGGTTTGTGTGGCCATCATTTTTGTTGTTTGGTATGCAATCGTTGCAGGGCGTTCTAATACTGAAGCGCCAGATTTTAAAGATAACAATACACCAACTGTCGAAGGAAATAATGATGCTGGTAAACAAGACAGTGATGACAACAAAAATTCTAATACTGATGATAAAAATGAAGATGATAAGAAGGCTGAAACGCCTACAGTTGAAATAACTAAAAATGGTGAGTTAGATTATAGTATTAAACTTGATCCAAGTATGACTACTTTCAAGTTTAAAATGGAATTTGTTGGTCGGACATGGTCACAATTAAATGTCAATGGTAGTGATTATAGCGGCTTCAAGAGCGGTATTTACAATAATGCTAATAAATCAAATGCAACTGATGCAGCTCCAGAAATAGTTGAACTAGATATTCCGGTAGAGAATTTCCAAAATTTGGAATTAAAATTAGGATATTTTATGGGACATCGTTTCTACATTAACGATCAACCTCTAGAAATTGATGCAAGTGAATATGATGGGGGTAATCATACCCTTAAAATTACGCGGGTGCAATAA
- the pgsA gene encoding CDP-diacylglycerol--glycerol-3-phosphate 3-phosphatidyltransferase: MNLPNKLTVTRVLLVPFLILIYMFPYDSAGITVPVYHVLETNISLVNIIILFIFIIASITDYFDGKIARKEKLITTFGKFADPIADKLLINTIFLLLASDQTINIIIPIIMISRDTIVDAIKMSAASKQVVVAASKLGKLKTVSQMIALGFLLVNNFPFTVLGVDVANALAWLATVISVISGIDYFLKNREMLTETM; this comes from the coding sequence ATGAATCTACCGAATAAATTAACAGTTACAAGGGTATTGTTAGTTCCCTTCTTAATTCTTATTTATATGTTTCCGTATGATAGTGCAGGAATTACGGTTCCTGTCTATCATGTTTTGGAGACAAATATATCATTAGTAAATATTATCATTTTATTTATCTTTATTATCGCATCAATTACTGATTATTTTGATGGAAAAATAGCTCGAAAAGAAAAGTTAATAACAACATTTGGTAAATTTGCTGATCCAATTGCTGATAAGTTGTTAATTAATACGATTTTCTTATTATTGGCAAGTGACCAGACAATCAATATTATTATCCCTATTATAATGATTTCTCGGGATACTATAGTTGATGCGATTAAAATGTCAGCTGCGAGTAAACAAGTAGTCGTGGCGGCAAGTAAACTTGGTAAACTAAAGACAGTCAGCCAAATGATTGCATTAGGATTTTTATTAGTTAATAATTTTCCTTTTACTGTACTGGGAGTCGATGTAGCTAACGCTTTAGCATGGCTAGCTACAGTAATTTCAGTTATTAGCGGGATTGATTATTTCTTAAAAAATCGCGAGATGCTTACGGAGACAATGTGA
- a CDS encoding CinA family protein yields MDELAKTLIQYNISISSVESFTVGNFAAMLGSIPGISKVYKGSLVTYQSTTKERLLGISHEIISKYGVVSKEVASLMCVNGKQILDSDVCVSFTGNAGPDAMEGKPVGLVYIGILYQGVNIYELNLKGTREEIQKQAIDFVIRKLNEKIKVN; encoded by the coding sequence ATGGATGAATTAGCTAAAACATTAATACAATATAATATAAGTATATCTAGTGTAGAGAGTTTTACAGTAGGTAACTTTGCTGCAATGCTAGGAAGTATTCCTGGCATTTCTAAGGTTTACAAAGGAAGTTTAGTAACATATCAAAGTACAACAAAGGAAAGACTATTAGGAATTTCGCATGAAATAATTTCAAAATATGGAGTTGTAAGTAAAGAAGTAGCTTCGTTGATGTGCGTTAATGGAAAACAAATTCTTGATAGTGATGTCTGTGTATCATTTACAGGCAATGCTGGGCCTGATGCAATGGAAGGGAAGCCAGTAGGATTAGTTTATATTGGGATTTTATACCAAGGTGTCAATATCTATGAATTGAATTTAAAGGGAACTCGTGAAGAAATCCAGAAACAGGCAATTGATTTTGTAATTCGAAAATTGAATGAAAAAATAAAAGTAAATTAG
- the recA gene encoding recombinase RecA, whose product MAEAKTKENKEEAKKVQALDDAIKQIEKKYGKGSVMKLGDRAAVSVDVIPTGSLTLDLALGIGGYPKGRIIEIYGPESSGKTTLTLHAIAECQKQGGRAAFIDAEHAIDPVYAQNLGVNIDELILSQPDSGEQGLEIAETLVRSGAIDLVVVDSVAALVPQVELDGEMGDSQMGLQARLMSKALRKIAAELNKSECTIIFINQLREKIGIMFGNPETTTGGRALKFYSSVRVEIRRSEAIKLGTEIVGNKVNIKVVKNKVAPPFKTTQVDIIYGKGISRDGEVLDLAVEKDIVEKSGAWYAYKGEKIGQGRENAKTFLSTHSEIMEEITQAIKDSLESDNKSEQE is encoded by the coding sequence ATGGCAGAAGCAAAGACTAAAGAGAATAAAGAAGAAGCTAAAAAAGTCCAAGCTTTGGATGATGCAATTAAGCAAATTGAAAAAAAATACGGAAAAGGTTCTGTAATGAAATTAGGTGATCGCGCTGCCGTTAGTGTTGATGTAATTCCTACTGGTTCTTTAACTTTAGATTTAGCTTTAGGAATCGGCGGATATCCTAAAGGAAGAATTATTGAGATTTACGGACCTGAATCTAGTGGAAAAACAACATTGACATTACATGCCATTGCTGAATGTCAAAAACAAGGAGGACGTGCTGCTTTTATTGATGCAGAACATGCTATTGATCCTGTTTATGCGCAAAATTTGGGAGTTAATATTGATGAATTAATTCTTTCACAGCCTGATTCTGGAGAACAAGGACTAGAAATTGCTGAAACTTTGGTTCGTTCAGGTGCGATTGATTTAGTTGTTGTCGATTCGGTTGCGGCATTAGTACCTCAAGTAGAACTTGATGGTGAAATGGGTGATTCGCAAATGGGACTTCAAGCACGTTTGATGTCTAAAGCGTTAAGAAAAATTGCGGCAGAATTAAATAAATCTGAATGTACGATTATTTTTATTAATCAATTGAGAGAAAAGATTGGGATTATGTTTGGTAATCCAGAAACAACAACAGGAGGAAGAGCATTAAAATTCTATTCTTCTGTTCGGGTCGAAATTCGTCGTAGTGAAGCAATTAAATTAGGAACAGAAATTGTTGGAAATAAAGTGAATATTAAAGTTGTTAAAAATAAAGTTGCTCCACCGTTTAAAACTACACAAGTAGATATTATTTATGGTAAAGGAATTTCTCGTGATGGTGAAGTACTCGATTTGGCAGTAGAAAAAGACATTGTTGAAAAGAGTGGAGCATGGTATGCGTATAAAGGTGAAAAAATAGGTCAAGGGCGTGAAAATGCTAAGACTTTCTTAAGTACTCATAGTGAAATTATGGAAGAAATTACACAGGCAATCAAAGACTCCTTAGAGAGCGATAATAAAAGTGAGCAAGAATAA
- a CDS encoding DNA topoisomerase III produces MSKTLVLAEKPSVGRDIARVLQCNKNVNGGLEGNKYIVTWALGHLVTLADPEKYDKHYQKWDLNDLPIMPEKMQLVVIGKTAKQYNAVKNLMNRNDVKDIIIATDAGREGELVARWIINKAHIKKPMQRLWISSVTDKAIKEGFKKLKNAREYEALYHSAYSRSIADWIVGINATRALTCKYNAQLACGRVQTPTLAMIAAREEEIKDFVPRNYYGIEIISSQINWTWLSAKKEKHLFNEAKIDETIKKLQNQKLKIEKISTFTKKKYAPQLYDLTELQRDANKLYGFSAKETLATMQDLYEYHKVLTYPRTDSRYLTDDIVPTLKERLEASRGGDYDNIIDKILKSPIRKQSHFVNNSKVSDHHAIIPTEQPAMLGSFTDRELKIYELVLKRFLAVLLPPYLYEQTTINAIVNQEIFTVSGKIETQIGWKEVYGNEEDSEDQTLPSLKQNQFLPITEITKTTGQTTPPGYFNEATLLSAMENPVRYTKNTSKQLSSTLVNTGGLGTVATRADIIEKLFNTFLIEKSGNDIHVTNKGKQLLKLVPQDLKEPELTAKWEMELAKIAKKEQKSNIFINEIKKYTRSLIDEISSSEAKFKHDNLTTKKCPECNHFMLEVNGKKGKMLVCSNPDCKHRESVSIITNARCPNCHKKLELVGKGDKQMFVCKTCGYRQHMNAFKKERENKNKLARKSDVKKYMNQQKQQQTAVEDSPFAALLKLKDELK; encoded by the coding sequence ATGTCAAAAACACTAGTATTAGCAGAAAAACCATCAGTTGGACGCGATATTGCACGAGTTCTACAATGCAATAAAAATGTTAATGGTGGTCTTGAAGGAAATAAATATATTGTTACATGGGCTTTAGGTCACTTAGTAACATTAGCTGACCCTGAAAAATATGATAAACATTATCAAAAGTGGGATTTAAATGATCTTCCCATCATGCCTGAAAAAATGCAATTAGTAGTTATTGGTAAAACTGCTAAACAATATAATGCCGTCAAAAACCTTATGAATCGTAATGACGTTAAAGATATCATTATAGCAACCGACGCCGGTCGTGAGGGAGAACTAGTAGCTCGATGGATCATTAATAAAGCACATATTAAAAAGCCAATGCAGCGATTATGGATTTCATCAGTAACTGATAAAGCAATCAAAGAAGGGTTTAAAAAATTAAAAAATGCTCGTGAATATGAAGCTTTATATCATAGCGCATATAGTCGAAGTATTGCTGACTGGATCGTCGGAATCAATGCTACTCGAGCTCTTACCTGTAAATATAACGCTCAACTAGCTTGTGGTCGTGTTCAAACCCCTACACTAGCAATGATTGCAGCTCGTGAAGAAGAAATTAAAGATTTTGTTCCTCGCAATTATTATGGTATAGAAATCATTAGTAGCCAAATTAACTGGACTTGGCTATCTGCCAAAAAAGAAAAACATTTATTTAATGAAGCCAAAATAGATGAAACTATTAAGAAACTTCAAAATCAAAAATTAAAAATAGAAAAAATCTCAACTTTCACAAAAAAGAAATATGCTCCACAATTATATGATTTAACTGAATTACAACGTGATGCCAATAAACTCTATGGTTTTTCTGCTAAAGAAACTTTAGCAACAATGCAAGATTTATACGAGTATCATAAAGTATTAACTTATCCTAGAACTGATTCACGCTATTTAACCGATGATATCGTTCCAACATTAAAAGAGCGTCTAGAAGCTAGTCGCGGGGGGGATTATGACAATATAATTGATAAAATATTAAAAAGTCCAATAAGAAAACAAAGTCATTTTGTCAACAATAGTAAAGTTAGCGATCATCATGCGATTATTCCTACTGAACAGCCTGCTATGTTAGGTTCATTTACAGATCGAGAATTAAAAATTTACGAATTAGTTTTAAAAAGATTTTTGGCAGTTCTATTACCACCTTATCTATATGAACAAACAACAATTAATGCAATTGTAAATCAAGAAATTTTTACTGTTTCTGGTAAAATTGAAACCCAAATCGGCTGGAAAGAAGTCTATGGTAATGAAGAAGATAGTGAAGATCAAACATTACCATCATTAAAGCAAAATCAATTTTTACCAATCACTGAAATAACCAAAACAACTGGTCAAACAACCCCACCAGGTTATTTTAATGAAGCAACCTTATTATCAGCAATGGAAAATCCAGTTCGTTATACAAAAAACACTTCGAAACAATTAAGTTCTACTTTAGTCAACACAGGAGGTTTAGGGACTGTTGCAACTCGAGCAGATATTATTGAAAAATTATTTAATACCTTCTTAATTGAAAAAAGTGGTAATGATATTCATGTTACAAACAAAGGAAAACAATTGTTGAAATTAGTTCCACAAGATCTTAAAGAACCCGAGTTAACAGCAAAGTGGGAAATGGAATTAGCTAAAATTGCTAAAAAAGAACAAAAATCAAATATTTTTATTAATGAAATAAAAAAATATACTCGTTCTTTAATAGATGAAATAAGTTCTAGTGAAGCCAAATTCAAACACGATAATCTTACTACTAAAAAATGTCCAGAATGCAATCATTTCATGTTAGAAGTTAATGGAAAAAAAGGAAAAATGCTTGTTTGCTCTAACCCCGATTGTAAACATCGTGAATCTGTTTCCATCATCACAAATGCTCGCTGTCCTAATTGTCATAAAAAATTAGAACTTGTTGGTAAAGGTGACAAACAGATGTTTGTTTGTAAAACATGTGGTTATCGCCAACATATGAACGCCTTTAAAAAAGAACGAGAAAATAAAAATAAGCTGGCTCGTAAAAGTGATGTGAAAAAATATATGAATCAACAAAAACAACAGCAGACTGCTGTTGAAGATTCACCATTTGCTGCTCTTTTAAAACTCAAAGATGAATTAAAATAG
- the rny gene encoding ribonuclease Y, with product MPGNIAFSILTYVLAVALGFFINYLINKLKISKANVSAAKIIDDATAKADNLVKEAILDAKTEAYELKLQAEKEAKEQKQEINELENKLLQREQTVDRRDIAVQGKEDVLAQKVVQLDEREAGLGKLEAELKEKINAKIGELEKIAAMSANEAKQELFKQVEQQTATEMTAYIKDQEEEARSKASLLSRDIIANAINRYAQEETIERTVSVVALPSEEMKGRIIGREGRNIKAIEQCTGVDLIIDDTPEAITISCFDPVRREIARLSLETLIRDGRIQPGRIEEVVQKTKNELDEVIRKTGEDAVFELGISKIDKDIIMMLGKLKYRTSYGQNALQHSLEVAHLAGIMAAELGLNQQLARRAGLLHDLGKAVDHEMEGSHVELGAKFAKKHGEHATVVNAIESHHGDVPATSVISILVAAADTLSAARPGSRSETIENYIQRLEKLEEMAKSFDGVDRVFAIQAGREVRIVVKPDKVDDLMSHKIARDIKTKIEEELTYPGHIKVTVIREVRASEVAK from the coding sequence ATGCCAGGAAATATTGCCTTTTCTATTTTAACCTATGTTCTAGCTGTGGCTTTAGGTTTTTTTATTAATTATTTAATTAATAAATTAAAAATCTCTAAAGCTAACGTAAGTGCTGCAAAGATTATAGATGATGCAACTGCCAAAGCGGACAATCTTGTTAAAGAAGCAATTTTAGATGCTAAGACAGAAGCATATGAGTTAAAACTTCAAGCTGAAAAAGAAGCTAAAGAACAAAAACAAGAAATTAATGAACTTGAAAATAAACTTTTACAACGTGAACAAACAGTTGATCGTCGTGATATTGCTGTTCAAGGGAAAGAAGATGTTTTAGCGCAAAAAGTAGTACAATTAGACGAAAGAGAAGCCGGACTAGGTAAACTAGAAGCTGAATTAAAAGAAAAAATCAATGCTAAAATTGGTGAATTAGAAAAAATTGCTGCAATGTCAGCAAATGAAGCTAAGCAAGAATTATTTAAGCAGGTTGAACAACAAACTGCTACAGAGATGACGGCTTATATTAAAGATCAAGAGGAGGAAGCTAGATCAAAAGCAAGTCTGCTTTCTCGTGATATAATCGCTAATGCGATTAATCGTTATGCTCAAGAAGAAACAATTGAAAGAACAGTTTCTGTTGTCGCTCTTCCAAGTGAAGAAATGAAGGGAAGAATTATTGGACGTGAAGGTCGCAATATAAAAGCAATCGAACAATGTACTGGGGTAGATTTAATAATTGATGATACTCCTGAAGCTATTACAATTTCATGCTTCGATCCTGTTAGAAGAGAAATTGCTAGATTATCATTGGAGACTTTGATTCGTGATGGCCGAATTCAACCAGGTAGAATCGAAGAAGTAGTTCAAAAAACTAAAAATGAATTAGATGAAGTGATTCGCAAAACAGGTGAAGATGCCGTTTTTGAATTAGGAATTTCAAAAATTGATAAAGATATTATCATGATGTTAGGAAAACTTAAGTATCGTACTAGTTATGGCCAAAACGCCTTACAACATTCATTGGAAGTTGCTCATTTAGCAGGAATCATGGCTGCTGAATTAGGTTTAAATCAACAACTAGCTCGACGGGCTGGTTTATTACATGATCTTGGTAAGGCAGTTGACCACGAAATGGAAGGGAGCCATGTGGAATTAGGAGCAAAATTTGCTAAAAAACATGGTGAACATGCTACAGTTGTAAATGCAATTGAATCACATCATGGTGATGTACCTGCAACAAGTGTAATATCAATTTTGGTTGCTGCTGCTGATACTTTGAGTGCAGCACGCCCAGGTAGTCGTAGTGAGACAATTGAAAACTATATTCAACGACTAGAAAAACTTGAAGAAATGGCAAAAAGCTTTGATGGAGTTGATCGGGTTTTTGCAATTCAAGCTGGACGTGAAGTTCGAATTGTTGTTAAGCCAGATAAAGTAGATGACTTGATGTCTCATAAAATTGCTCGTGATATTAAAACGAAGATTGAAGAAGAGCTTACATATCCAGGACATATCAAAGTTACAGTAATTCGTGAAGTAAGAGCAAGTGAAGTTGCTAAATAG
- a CDS encoding TIGR00282 family metallophosphoesterase, producing the protein MKILFIGDVFGSIGREMIEDYLHRIVKDNQIDFVIANVENTSHGKGLLKRHYDELSFQGIQAMTMGNHTFDKKELYDYIDEADKLIVPINQPKVLPGVKSRVFNVKGKLIRITSVLGVAFMDSRTSNPFEVIDEYLDLPHDIHIIDFHGEATSEKIAFAHYVKDKASAVLGTHTHVQTADEKIIDSKLAFISDVGMTGPYMSAIGCDLDAIVTRLRGFGAPFIVAESSGQLSGVIITFEENTPVAIERILINQDHPY; encoded by the coding sequence ATGAAAATATTATTTATTGGTGATGTATTTGGTTCAATTGGACGTGAAATGATTGAAGATTATTTGCATCGTATTGTAAAAGATAATCAAATTGATTTTGTAATAGCAAATGTTGAAAATACAAGTCATGGAAAAGGTTTACTAAAACGCCATTATGATGAGTTATCATTTCAGGGAATTCAAGCCATGACAATGGGAAATCATACTTTTGATAAAAAGGAATTATATGACTATATTGATGAAGCGGATAAATTGATTGTACCAATCAATCAGCCAAAAGTACTACCTGGAGTTAAATCACGGGTATTTAATGTAAAAGGTAAATTGATTAGGATAACTAGCGTATTAGGTGTTGCTTTTATGGATAGTCGTACTTCAAATCCATTTGAAGTAATTGATGAGTATCTTGATTTACCGCATGATATTCATATCATAGATTTTCATGGTGAAGCAACAAGTGAAAAAATCGCTTTTGCACATTATGTTAAAGATAAGGCAAGTGCTGTTCTTGGAACACATACTCATGTCCAGACTGCTGATGAAAAGATAATTGATAGTAAATTAGCTTTCATCAGTGATGTAGGAATGACGGGGCCGTATATGAGCGCAATTGGTTGCGATCTTGATGCAATCGTCACAAGGCTAAGAGGTTTTGGAGCGCCATTTATCGTAGCTGAAAGTAGTGGTCAGCTATCTGGAGTAATAATTACTTTTGAGGAAAATACACCTGTAGCGATTGAACGAATCTTAATTAATCAAGATCATCCATATTAG
- a CDS encoding stage V sporulation protein S — METIKVSSTSCPNNVAGAIASMIRNESKLQIQVIGAAALNQAIKAIAIARGYIIPTGNEIVCIPSFHDLIVDDKEITALRLLLELR; from the coding sequence ATGGAAACAATTAAAGTATCATCAACGTCATGCCCTAATAATGTGGCTGGCGCTATTGCTAGTATGATTAGAAATGAATCTAAATTACAGATTCAGGTTATTGGAGCTGCTGCTTTAAATCAAGCAATTAAGGCAATTGCAATTGCTCGGGGTTATATTATCCCAACTGGAAATGAAATTGTCTGTATTCCTTCATTTCATGATCTAATTGTTGATGATAAGGAAATCACAGCACTTAGGTTATTGTTAGAATT